Proteins encoded together in one Flavobacteriales bacterium window:
- the recA gene encoding recombinase RecA, which yields MAAVEINKEKLKALQLTMDKMEKTFGKGAIMKLGDDAVEQVEVIPSGSLGLDLALGVGGYPKGRIVEIYGPESSGKTTLAIHAIAEVQKKGGIAAFVDAEHAFDRFYAEALGVDTENLLISQPDNGEQALEIADNLIRSGAIDLLVVDSVAALTPRAEIEGEMGDASPGMQARLMSKALRKLTGTISKTGCCCIFINQLREKIGVMFGNPETTTGGNALKFYASIRIDIRRTNQIKDGETAVGNRTKVKIVKNKVAPPFRKTEFDILFGKGISKSGEIIDMGVEQGIIKKSGSWFAYEDNKLGQGRDAVRQLLEDNPELCEELEKKIKDGLREAAPQNA from the coding sequence ATGGCAGCGGTGGAGATCAACAAGGAGAAGCTGAAGGCCCTTCAGCTCACCATGGACAAGATGGAGAAGACCTTCGGCAAGGGGGCCATCATGAAGCTGGGGGATGATGCGGTGGAGCAGGTGGAGGTGATCCCGTCCGGGTCCCTGGGCCTTGACCTTGCGCTGGGCGTGGGCGGCTACCCGAAAGGCCGCATCGTGGAGATCTACGGTCCTGAAAGCTCAGGGAAGACGACCCTGGCCATCCACGCGATCGCGGAGGTGCAGAAGAAGGGGGGTATTGCGGCCTTCGTGGACGCCGAACACGCCTTCGATCGCTTCTACGCCGAAGCGCTGGGCGTCGACACGGAGAACCTGCTGATCAGCCAGCCGGATAACGGGGAACAGGCCTTGGAGATCGCCGACAACCTGATCCGCTCCGGCGCGATCGACCTGCTGGTGGTGGACAGTGTGGCGGCCCTGACCCCGCGCGCGGAGATCGAAGGGGAGATGGGGGATGCCTCACCGGGCATGCAGGCGCGCCTGATGAGCAAGGCCCTGCGCAAGCTCACCGGCACGATCAGCAAGACGGGCTGCTGCTGCATCTTCATCAACCAGCTGCGCGAGAAGATCGGGGTGATGTTCGGCAATCCGGAGACCACCACCGGTGGCAACGCGCTGAAGTTCTACGCCAGCATCCGCATCGACATCCGCCGCACCAACCAGATCAAGGACGGGGAGACCGCGGTGGGCAACCGTACCAAGGTGAAGATCGTGAAGAACAAGGTGGCGCCGCCCTTCCGCAAGACCGAGTTCGACATCCTCTTCGGCAAAGGCATCAGCAAGTCCGGCGAGATCATCGACATGGGGGTCGAGCAGGGCATCATCAAGAAGAGCGGAAGCTGGTTCGCGTACGAGGACAACAAACTGGGTCAAGGCCGGGACGCCGTGCGGCAGCTGCTGGAGGACAATCCGGAGCTGTGCGAGGAGCTGGAGAAAAAGATCAAGGACGGTCTAAGGGAAGCCGCTCCTCAAAACGCCTGA
- a CDS encoding tetratricopeptide repeat protein → MTHGARPIGSLILLLFLACRPSAPTSDGAPPATSPGGLAEQLAALEQRIVADPSNAALYAERARLYTTVDSLRQAFKDWERAIAADSTNAGYRIERGDLYYRQTMVDRARAEFERAIALAPDRPDPRLKLAEIELVLRHYREAMELVNAALRMDPNLAKGYYLKGWIYKEVGDTALAVSSLRTAVEQDPGHYSAFIQLGLLHAGLHDELAVDYYRSALAIRPNSVEALYNLGMYLQEHGEDSLAMVTYARITEVDSLNALAPYNTGFIHLEHRQDPRTAIGWFTKATGLNTNYYQAWYNRGVAYERLERLDSAAADYQVALLIRPDYDAAAEALQRVYANGAYVKAFDRDR, encoded by the coding sequence ATGACCCACGGCGCCCGCCCCATCGGATCGTTGATCCTCCTGCTCTTCCTGGCCTGCAGGCCTTCCGCGCCGACCAGCGACGGAGCGCCCCCCGCCACGTCCCCTGGCGGACTGGCCGAACAGCTGGCCGCGTTGGAACAGCGGATCGTGGCCGACCCCTCGAACGCCGCGCTCTATGCCGAGCGGGCCCGCCTGTACACCACTGTGGACAGCCTGCGGCAGGCGTTCAAGGACTGGGAACGCGCCATCGCCGCGGACAGCACGAACGCCGGATATCGCATCGAGCGTGGAGATCTGTACTACCGACAAACGATGGTCGACCGGGCGCGGGCCGAGTTCGAGCGGGCGATCGCGCTGGCCCCGGACCGTCCCGATCCGCGCCTCAAACTGGCCGAGATCGAGCTCGTGCTCCGCCACTACCGGGAGGCCATGGAACTGGTGAACGCCGCGCTCCGGATGGATCCCAACCTGGCGAAGGGCTACTACCTCAAGGGCTGGATCTACAAGGAGGTGGGCGACACGGCGCTGGCCGTCTCCAGCCTGCGCACCGCGGTGGAGCAGGACCCGGGCCACTACAGCGCCTTCATCCAGCTCGGGTTGTTGCATGCCGGCCTCCACGACGAGCTTGCGGTGGACTATTACCGGTCCGCCCTGGCCATCCGACCCAACAGCGTGGAGGCCCTGTACAACTTGGGCATGTACCTCCAAGAGCATGGCGAGGACAGCCTGGCGATGGTCACTTACGCCCGGATCACCGAGGTGGACAGCCTGAACGCCCTGGCGCCCTACAACACCGGCTTCATCCATCTGGAGCACCGGCAGGACCCCCGCACGGCGATCGGCTGGTTCACCAAGGCCACTGGCCTGAACACCAATTACTACCAGGCGTGGTACAACAGGGGTGTGGCCTACGAACGTCTGGAACGGCTGGACAGCGCAGCAGCCGATTACCAAGTGGCCCTATTGATCCGGCCGGACTATGATGCTGCGGCAGAAGCCCTTCAGCGGGTGTACGCGAACGGCGCCTACGTGAAGGCCTTTGACCGGGACCGCTGA
- a CDS encoding type B 50S ribosomal protein L31, with amino-acid sequence MKDGIHPENYRVVVFKDMSNDYMFLSRSCAATKESIKWEDGNDYPLVKLDISHTSHPFYTGKMMLIDTAGRVDKFNKRYARHNKDAK; translated from the coding sequence ATGAAGGACGGCATCCACCCCGAGAACTACCGCGTCGTGGTGTTCAAGGACATGTCCAACGATTACATGTTCCTGAGCCGCAGTTGCGCGGCCACCAAGGAGAGCATCAAGTGGGAGGACGGCAACGATTATCCCCTCGTGAAGCTGGACATCAGCCACACTTCCCATCCTTTCTACACCGGCAAGATGATGCTGATCGACACGGCCGGTCGTGTGGACAAGTTCAACAAGCGTTACGCGCGCCACAACAAGGACGCGAAGTAA
- a CDS encoding DUF1801 domain-containing protein yields MLPQEQINLYIAEQPEWPRRTLVRLRQLIHSVDETIEETWRWNMPHYDHDGIMLGTIALKHAVCVWFHKGSLIKDPHKLFDKPEKDEAKGMRKYRIEEGGAIDEKAFVDLVKQAVKVNISGAKLPDAKPARKAVILPEELDVVLRKDEEAWAMWEGFTAAQQREFVEWITDARKDETRKRRVAEAYQEIREGRTRNERYKVKG; encoded by the coding sequence ATGCTCCCTCAGGAACAGATCAACCTCTACATCGCTGAACAGCCCGAATGGCCACGCCGCACCCTCGTGCGTCTGCGACAGCTCATCCACTCGGTGGACGAGACCATCGAGGAGACCTGGCGGTGGAACATGCCCCATTACGACCATGATGGCATCATGCTCGGTACCATCGCGCTCAAGCACGCCGTCTGCGTGTGGTTCCACAAAGGGTCGCTGATCAAGGACCCGCACAAGCTCTTCGACAAGCCGGAGAAGGACGAGGCCAAAGGCATGCGCAAATACCGCATCGAGGAGGGTGGCGCCATCGATGAGAAGGCGTTCGTGGACCTGGTGAAGCAGGCCGTGAAGGTCAACATCAGCGGAGCGAAACTCCCGGATGCCAAGCCGGCCCGGAAGGCCGTGATCCTTCCGGAGGAGCTGGACGTGGTGCTGCGCAAGGACGAGGAGGCCTGGGCCATGTGGGAAGGCTTCACGGCGGCGCAGCAGCGGGAGTTCGTGGAGTGGATCACGGATGCCCGGAAGGACGAGACCCGCAAACGACGGGTGGCCGAGGCCTACCAGGAGATCCGCGAAGGCCGGACACGGAACGAGCGCTACAAGGTGAAAGGCTGA
- the pcaF gene encoding 3-oxoadipyl-CoA thiolase, with translation MASNAYVIDAVRTPIGAFAGSLASVRADDLAAHVLRELVKRHPGLDPAAIDDVILGCANQAGEDNRNVARMALLLAGLPVCVPGETVNRLCASGMSAVVQAGRAIQAGQGDLLIAGGVEHMTRGPWVMSKTSTPYGRDAQLHDTSFGWRFVNPAMKEKYGVDAMGETAENLIEASPISREDQDRFALWSQRKAAAAMSRGRLAREIVPVPVPQRKGDPVLVEQDEFIKPGTTLEALAGLKPAFRRNGSVTAGNSSGLNDGAAAVLVAGDAALERHGLTPMARIVTAAVTGVEPRIMGIGPVSATRLALKRAGLRLEEMDLIEINEAFAAQALSCTRALGLADDDPRLNPNGGAIALGHPLGMSGARLLQTAAIGLKDTGKRYALCTMCIGVGQGYAVILERY, from the coding sequence ATGGCCTCCAACGCGTACGTCATTGATGCGGTCCGAACGCCCATCGGGGCTTTCGCAGGGTCCCTCGCCTCGGTCCGTGCGGACGATCTTGCTGCCCACGTCCTTCGTGAGCTGGTCAAGAGGCATCCCGGACTTGATCCCGCAGCCATTGATGACGTCATTCTGGGTTGTGCCAACCAGGCCGGTGAGGACAACCGCAACGTGGCCCGCATGGCGCTCCTGTTGGCCGGGCTCCCTGTATGTGTGCCAGGTGAAACCGTCAACCGGTTGTGCGCCAGTGGTATGAGCGCCGTTGTCCAAGCCGGTCGCGCGATCCAAGCCGGCCAAGGTGATCTTCTCATTGCCGGCGGTGTGGAGCACATGACCCGCGGTCCTTGGGTGATGAGCAAGACCAGCACTCCGTATGGAAGGGATGCCCAGCTCCACGACACCAGCTTTGGCTGGCGCTTCGTGAACCCTGCCATGAAGGAGAAATATGGCGTGGATGCGATGGGTGAGACCGCGGAGAACCTCATCGAGGCATCGCCCATCAGCAGGGAGGACCAGGACCGCTTCGCGCTCTGGAGCCAACGGAAAGCCGCGGCAGCGATGAGCAGGGGGCGCTTGGCCCGTGAGATCGTGCCCGTGCCCGTGCCGCAGCGGAAAGGCGACCCCGTTCTCGTGGAGCAGGACGAGTTCATCAAGCCAGGTACCACGCTCGAAGCGTTGGCCGGTCTGAAGCCCGCGTTCCGGCGGAACGGGTCGGTCACGGCAGGGAACAGCAGTGGACTGAACGACGGTGCCGCCGCCGTGCTCGTAGCGGGGGATGCCGCCTTGGAACGGCATGGATTGACCCCGATGGCGCGGATCGTGACGGCCGCCGTGACCGGCGTGGAGCCGCGGATCATGGGCATCGGACCGGTGAGCGCCACCCGGCTGGCCTTGAAGCGCGCCGGACTGCGGCTTGAGGAGATGGACCTCATCGAGATCAACGAAGCGTTCGCTGCGCAAGCCCTGAGCTGCACCCGTGCCTTGGGCCTTGCGGATGACGACCCACGCCTGAATCCAAACGGCGGCGCCATCGCTCTGGGGCATCCCTTGGGAATGAGCGGTGCCCGACTACTGCAGACGGCTGCCATAGGGTTGAAGGACACCGGTAAGCGGTACGCCCTGTGCACCATGTGCATCGGTGTCGGCCAGGGTTATGCCGTCATTCTCGAACGCTACTGA
- a CDS encoding hotdog fold thioesterase, with translation MDPQTLAERVVAKMYDHDPFSRWLGVERMVVAPGHCVLRMTVRQEMLNGFAIAHGGVAYSLADSALAFAANSHGVQAVSIETNITHTRPVHTGDTLTATATERNRSARFATYEVCVTDQRDRIVALFKGTVFRTGDNWTV, from the coding sequence ATGGACCCCCAGACCCTTGCCGAGCGCGTCGTTGCGAAGATGTACGACCATGACCCGTTCAGCCGCTGGCTGGGGGTCGAACGAATGGTCGTGGCACCGGGGCATTGCGTCCTTCGTATGACCGTTAGGCAGGAGATGCTGAACGGCTTCGCCATCGCTCATGGCGGCGTTGCATACAGCTTGGCGGACAGTGCTCTGGCGTTCGCTGCGAATTCGCACGGCGTTCAAGCCGTCAGCATCGAGACCAACATCACCCATACGCGACCGGTCCATACAGGCGACACCCTCACGGCAACTGCCACGGAGAGGAACCGGTCCGCACGCTTCGCCACATATGAGGTGTGCGTGACTGACCAGCGCGACCGCATCGTGGCCCTGTTCAAGGGGACGGTGTTCCGCACTGGAGACAACTGGACGGTCTGA
- the pdeM gene encoding ligase-associated DNA damage response endonuclease PdeM, with product MLPYDVQLHSAGGRFTMHPFGGLYWHERKWLLVADLHLGKAAHFRKAGVPLPEGDDQATLDRLTRVMDHFSPDRLLILGDLFHSDLNRSWDGFVAWCRSRSEELHVVPGNHDRLSERRYQDAGLRVEQEEVVEDGITLCHDPVGTNSAGDGYRIGGHVHPGVVLTGTGQQRITLPCFVVGPRSTLLPAFGLRQGLFRVRPTPLQRIFACTPTSVLDVTGVSIPIGSRTR from the coding sequence ATGCTGCCCTATGATGTTCAGCTCCATAGCGCCGGGGGACGGTTCACCATGCACCCGTTCGGTGGGCTGTACTGGCACGAACGCAAATGGCTGCTGGTGGCCGACCTGCATCTTGGGAAGGCGGCGCACTTCCGGAAGGCCGGGGTCCCGCTCCCGGAAGGAGATGATCAAGCCACCTTGGATCGGTTGACCCGGGTGATGGACCATTTCAGTCCTGACCGATTGCTCATCCTAGGCGACCTGTTCCACAGCGATCTGAATCGCAGCTGGGATGGATTCGTGGCCTGGTGCCGGTCGCGGTCGGAGGAACTGCATGTGGTGCCTGGAAACCATGATCGGCTCAGTGAGCGACGGTATCAGGATGCCGGGCTGCGTGTCGAACAAGAGGAGGTGGTCGAGGACGGGATCACATTGTGCCACGATCCCGTGGGAACGAATAGCGCCGGTGATGGCTATCGTATCGGAGGACATGTGCATCCTGGGGTGGTGTTGACCGGTACCGGTCAGCAACGGATCACGCTCCCCTGTTTCGTCGTTGGACCCAGGAGCACGTTGCTCCCTGCGTTCGGTCTCCGCCAAGGTCTTTTCAGGGTCAGGCCCACACCCCTACAGCGCATCTTCGCCTGCACACCGACCAGTGTGCTGGACGTGACCGGCGTGTCCATCCCCATTGGATCGCGGACACGGTGA
- a CDS encoding sodium:calcium antiporter codes for MFITSLGFILCAAAIWFSGAHLARLGDRLAELTGMGRAWLGLVLMATVTSLPELFVGIGSAGIHGNADLAVGDVLGSCVFNLLILSVLDAFHRGPGLLHSVEPKQVLSAALGIVLLALVGFGIFLPDQYTIMGWVGALSIMFVGVYLVAMRMVYHHLGHDPIVAGADAPDRSGLNRVVFWYAVHATVVITAALFLPGFAETITEETGLKASFVGTLLLATSTSLPEVAVSVSALRIGAMDMAVSNLLGSNLFNIVILAIDDLVYRGGFLLKDASEAHLISVLSTIIMSAIVIVGLTFRTAPKRFLLAWDTFLIMVVYVVNLILLYRLS; via the coding sequence ATGTTCATCACCTCCCTCGGATTCATCCTCTGCGCAGCCGCCATCTGGTTCAGCGGTGCCCACCTCGCACGCTTGGGCGACCGCCTCGCGGAGCTCACCGGCATGGGCCGCGCGTGGCTGGGTCTGGTGCTCATGGCCACCGTCACCTCCCTGCCCGAGCTCTTCGTGGGCATCGGCTCCGCGGGCATCCACGGCAACGCCGACCTCGCCGTGGGCGACGTGCTCGGCAGCTGCGTGTTCAACCTGCTCATCCTCTCGGTGCTCGATGCATTTCACCGCGGACCGGGGCTGCTTCATTCGGTCGAGCCTAAGCAGGTGTTGAGCGCAGCCTTGGGCATCGTGCTGCTGGCGCTCGTGGGCTTCGGCATCTTCCTGCCGGATCAGTACACCATCATGGGCTGGGTGGGTGCGCTCAGCATCATGTTCGTGGGGGTCTACCTCGTGGCCATGCGCATGGTGTATCATCATCTGGGCCATGATCCGATCGTGGCTGGCGCGGATGCGCCCGACCGCTCCGGCCTGAATCGCGTGGTGTTTTGGTATGCGGTGCACGCCACCGTGGTCATCACTGCTGCCCTCTTCCTGCCGGGCTTCGCCGAGACCATCACCGAGGAGACCGGTCTGAAGGCCTCCTTCGTCGGCACTCTGCTGCTGGCCACTTCCACCTCGCTCCCCGAGGTCGCCGTAAGCGTCTCGGCCCTGCGCATCGGGGCGATGGACATGGCCGTTTCGAACCTGCTTGGCAGCAACCTCTTCAACATCGTCATCCTCGCCATCGACGACCTGGTGTATCGCGGCGGCTTCCTGCTGAAGGACGCCTCCGAGGCACACCTGATCTCGGTGCTCAGCACCATCATCATGAGCGCCATCGTGATCGTGGGGCTCACCTTCCGCACCGCACCCAAGCGCTTCCTATTGGCGTGGGACACCTTCCTGATCATGGTGGTGTATGTCGTCAACCTCATCCTGCTTTATCGGCTCTCATGA
- a CDS encoding cation-translocating P-type ATPase — MKWYLLEIGELRQALGVDEQGLSEAQAEERRIEHGLNELEGKRKRTVLGLFLAQFKDLMIIVLLAAAVVAGSVGDITDTIIILAIVLVNAVIGVVQEFRAEKTLEALQRMAAPQATVRRGGVMRNVPAHELVPGDVVLLEAGMVVPADLRFTACHGLRMQEAALTGESLDTAKRPGELHLADLSLGDRSNMGFKGTVVAKGRGEGIVVATGMRTEMGRIAKLLDQGTAATPLQKRMAAFGKVVAVAVLAICAVLFTVGWLRGGDPMTLLLTSISLAVAAIPEALPALMSVSLALSAARMVKQQALVRRLAAVETLGSVTVICTDKTGTLTRNRMRVEELVVLDEAQRQRLLQAMALSNDVLHGPEGPVGEGTELALFEHAEAAGVRKADAQSELPRVAEVPFDAVRKCMSTIHRMPDGRHLLFIKGALESLREHVPAPDPRWRSEADRLAEEGLRVMALGYRELPAGELPDDLHELERRIVLIGLSGIQDPPRDEVPQAIADCHGAGIRTVMITGDHPVTARTVARRIGLLSPAEADDPRSVITGAELAKLDARGLRQRVDHLRVIARVSPEQKLDIVAALQEHGHFVAMTGDGVNDAPALKRADIGVAMGITGTDVSREAADMVLLDDNFATLAHAVREGRRVFDNIRKFIKYILTANAGEIWAIALAPLIGLPIPLLPVHILWINLVTDGLPGLFLSLEPAERDLMQRKPRHPKESLFAHGLGVHILWVGLLMGGVTLAAQAWAIRTGHAHWQTIAFNVLCLSQMGHVWAIRTECSFFRTQFFSNPALLGAVALTFGLQALVTFVPVFQGIFHTQALTLEELVVVTALSSVVFIGVEVEKLISPRLA, encoded by the coding sequence ATGAAATGGTACCTGCTGGAGATCGGTGAACTGCGTCAGGCACTGGGCGTCGATGAACAGGGATTGAGCGAGGCCCAAGCCGAGGAGCGCCGGATCGAGCATGGCCTGAATGAACTGGAGGGCAAGCGTAAGCGCACTGTCCTTGGCCTTTTCCTCGCCCAGTTCAAGGACCTGATGATCATCGTGCTGCTTGCGGCTGCGGTGGTGGCCGGCTCAGTGGGCGACATCACGGACACCATCATCATCCTGGCCATCGTGCTGGTGAACGCCGTGATCGGCGTGGTGCAGGAGTTCCGCGCGGAGAAAACCTTGGAGGCCCTGCAACGCATGGCGGCCCCGCAGGCCACCGTGCGACGCGGTGGCGTGATGCGCAATGTGCCCGCACACGAACTGGTGCCGGGTGACGTGGTGCTGCTCGAGGCCGGCATGGTGGTGCCCGCCGACCTGCGCTTTACCGCGTGCCATGGGCTGCGCATGCAGGAGGCCGCGCTCACCGGCGAATCGCTCGACACCGCCAAGCGGCCCGGCGAGCTTCACCTGGCCGACCTGTCCTTGGGCGATCGCAGCAACATGGGCTTCAAGGGCACCGTGGTGGCCAAGGGCCGCGGCGAGGGCATCGTGGTGGCCACCGGCATGCGTACCGAGATGGGCCGCATCGCCAAGCTGCTGGACCAAGGCACCGCGGCCACACCGTTGCAGAAGCGCATGGCGGCCTTCGGAAAAGTGGTGGCCGTGGCCGTGCTTGCCATCTGCGCGGTGCTCTTCACCGTGGGCTGGCTGCGCGGCGGCGATCCGATGACCTTGCTGCTTACCTCCATCTCTCTCGCCGTGGCCGCGATCCCGGAAGCCCTGCCCGCGCTGATGTCGGTCTCGCTCGCACTCTCTGCCGCACGCATGGTGAAGCAGCAGGCCCTCGTGCGCCGCCTGGCCGCCGTGGAAACGCTGGGCTCCGTCACCGTGATCTGCACCGACAAGACCGGCACGCTAACCCGCAACCGCATGCGTGTGGAGGAACTCGTGGTGCTTGATGAAGCGCAGCGCCAGCGACTGCTCCAGGCGATGGCTCTCAGTAACGACGTGCTCCACGGGCCCGAGGGGCCGGTGGGCGAGGGCACCGAGCTCGCGCTGTTCGAACATGCCGAGGCAGCTGGCGTGCGGAAGGCTGATGCCCAGAGTGAATTGCCCCGCGTGGCCGAAGTACCCTTCGATGCCGTGCGCAAGTGCATGAGCACCATCCATCGCATGCCCGATGGCCGCCACCTGCTCTTCATCAAGGGCGCATTGGAATCCCTGCGGGAGCACGTGCCTGCGCCTGATCCCCGCTGGAGATCAGAGGCCGATCGCCTCGCGGAAGAGGGCTTGCGCGTGATGGCGCTCGGCTACCGAGAATTGCCTGCGGGTGAGCTGCCGGATGATCTTCATGAGCTTGAGCGCCGCATCGTGCTCATCGGCCTGTCCGGCATCCAGGACCCGCCGCGCGACGAGGTGCCGCAAGCCATCGCCGATTGCCACGGCGCTGGCATCCGCACGGTGATGATCACCGGCGATCACCCGGTCACCGCGCGCACCGTCGCACGACGCATCGGCCTCTTGAGCCCTGCGGAAGCTGACGACCCACGCAGCGTGATCACCGGCGCCGAGCTCGCCAAGCTCGATGCGCGGGGGCTGCGCCAACGGGTGGATCACCTGCGCGTCATCGCCCGGGTATCACCCGAGCAGAAGCTCGACATCGTGGCGGCGCTACAGGAGCACGGGCACTTTGTGGCCATGACGGGTGATGGCGTGAACGATGCCCCCGCACTGAAGCGCGCCGACATTGGTGTGGCCATGGGCATCACCGGCACCGATGTGAGCCGCGAGGCCGCCGACATGGTGCTTCTGGACGACAACTTCGCGACGCTGGCCCACGCCGTACGCGAGGGGCGGCGGGTCTTCGACAACATCCGGAAGTTCATCAAGTACATCCTCACGGCCAATGCCGGCGAGATCTGGGCCATCGCGCTGGCCCCGCTCATTGGACTGCCGATCCCGTTGCTGCCCGTGCACATTCTCTGGATCAACCTGGTCACGGACGGACTGCCCGGGCTCTTCCTCTCCCTTGAGCCGGCCGAACGCGACCTCATGCAGCGGAAACCACGCCATCCCAAGGAGAGCCTCTTCGCGCATGGGCTCGGTGTCCATATCCTGTGGGTCGGCCTGCTCATGGGCGGGGTCACGTTGGCCGCCCAGGCCTGGGCCATCCGCACCGGTCACGCGCACTGGCAGACCATAGCTTTCAACGTGCTTTGCCTGAGCCAGATGGGCCATGTGTGGGCCATCCGCACCGAATGCTCGTTCTTCCGCACCCAATTCTTCTCGAACCCAGCGCTGCTAGGGGCCGTGGCGCTCACCTTCGGCCTTCAGGCGCTGGTCACCTTCGTCCCGGTGTTCCAGGGCATCTTCCACACGCAGGCGCTCACACTGGAGGAGCTCGTGGTGGTAACGGCGCTCTCGTCCGTGGTCTTCATCGGGGTGGAGGTGGAGAAGCTGATCTCCCCAAGGCTCGCTTAA